Proteins encoded together in one Astatotilapia calliptera chromosome 7, fAstCal1.2, whole genome shotgun sequence window:
- the LOC113025707 gene encoding mediator of RNA polymerase II transcription subunit 13-like isoform X1 has protein sequence MTTSANWVANGASLEDCHSNIFSLAELTGIKWRCYRFSSGGEYGPVISAPAQDDPVLRSFMRCVQSNLLCVWRRKIKPDAKELWIFWWGEEPNLTGVIHQELEVGEEGLWECGLSYECRTLLFKAIHNLLERCLTDKGFVRIGKWFFKPHELEEKSLGNTEHLSCSFSFFLHGESNVCTSVEIAQHQPAYHITEHHIRLAQTSVTPVQVILSPYGLSGTLTGQAYKMSDPAVRKLMEEWSYFYPMVLQQKELGGEKEKEETSQAYDRNSHVAVEVVVGGVRMTYPSAFVLIAQGDLPVEQPPPVPTAQGLNKELNHCSVPLTPPTSPEQPCSADSGFVTSASSVPTPDSSMSITSISPKHSGKKLTCQVVHQAWRECYLNQPQHVPNQSTEVTPRKEVPNGVTTWDFNDLGARAPCSCSRLKQQKSNLTTASTANSQTSANPTQSSGPSLYTPSLPKHKTSDKTEKGDKQSKRPAVIPFHHRLSVTQESPLEQDSPGGPQLGGLVALDPPIESLATLPTCKYSKPHSNGRKAPESLLHSPVSPLPPTLSPHPRVQDPEAMDGPVDMPACQDGASGLGVITSETAVYAALLRQRESGAGWWRGFRTPRTDKTDFRPSELPIDKLEEVTTDTTIEGASLKRLYAQAHKRFKLSEERVRQHIQTLGLFQQPGVEALRDNGDDPYDFKEGDIEYTFSTSKRLKGQGREPSKKAKGEEITSNGALTDGKDAMSIFNSAPKSDESGQDDGAAKTNPSLTREIDLVVNISDLDNILDEDDEDPGTVYPNQHSTKVPVSTEDRPIGKEGRVAVPYPSTVADLQRMFPTPPSLEQHPAFSPIMTYRDTPSQEPPAPTGPADHLPAAASTQLTEHRMEVEDDIGSPRQEDIKPLIGSSMFAPLACLPSQNLPPLKIPEQCYYRPSWSLLPKMEHFPTVMHPQNSAFTKDGYINIPSVPLADQDYVQMSGATASTSTTTGILPSPATPRFSVPTPRTPRTPRGINTASSGQGSVKQDGTELSSPVSTPSTSLPLSSVEPLARPGPSLPEAHSLYTILLLSDSVLSVFKDRNFDSCCICACNQNVKGADVGVYIPDSTGEDQYRCMCGFSAIVNRRLALGTGLFLEDELDIFGRTSEVGRAAERRLALSRRDPTMGDSKAKRPQDAAPASPAVMVLLQEQCSHPISSLASLHFPLSCSCHGRKGALLQSWMSEKQWADGSDACTACYNALEQGLQYVDNPTGGKVDLSVVRSTALHSWPHTNVVDMSMLSSQDMVRMLLSLQPFLQDAIQKKRTGRTWENIQHVQGPLTWQQFHKMAGRGSYGSEESPEPLPIPTVLLGYDRERDFLALSPLALPFWEKLLLEPYGGQRDVAYMVVCPNSPSLLSAARSFFLELSAVYETCRLGKHRPLAKVSRDGIVRVGEDVEKEKLEELDVDQWLTGPWVGQQHTDNLNKLKLYAYACKQQLGPQLSALPLDSSLLLPPKAQPPVNNTSSAQPSSSTQGEQTTGGASSVNASAPTGATAGQTEEIQGGASDSKGPPSSTPPANTPAENPELSSEQSRIGIPTVADSVDSHANPPAIVIYIVDAFLSSSGARNDGGEEEEGDEVESSSIWLLGLLRCYTEMLQTLPETTRPALVLQVVPCQYLLQPASGESHLYLQHLRSLAFSCYSQCRRLLPQQTHIKSLTGFGPVSTVSSVLKSPEHPSPLQLYTPPFVLGPSRPKQPEPGEIWAELPPKYNVLFVGYCLSHDQRWLLVSCTDQQGELLETCIINIDVPNRARRPKASARKMGLQKLWEWCIGIIQMTSLPWRIVIGRLGRLGHGELKDWSSLLGEHSLHSIGRQLREACRMCGISAADSPTILSACLVALEPQGSFVVMPDAVTMGSVFGRSTALNLQTSQLNTPQDASCTHILVFPTSSTTQLASSSYQTEDNNDDMFDLPFPDELENDIGIGIMLNLHSSPNTSPVPSPGSPSGMGMGSHFQHTRSQGERLLSRDNPPEELKQQPLALGYYVSTAQANGLPHWFWASCPQAEKQCPLFLKASLHHHISITQSDENVSEKTKRAPHPLDSKTTSDVLRFVLEQYNALSWLTCTPATQDRQSCLPVHLAILVQMYNAILNML, from the exons ATGTTTGACGGATAAGGGGTTCGTGAGGATTGGAAAATGGTTCTTCAAGCCGCACGAGCTGGAGGAGAAGTCTTTAGGCAACAC CGAACACCTGTCGTGTtccttctccttcttcctcCACGGAGAGAGCAACGTGTGCACAAGTGTGGAGATTGCCCAGCACCAGCCTGCGTACCACATCACAGAACACCACATCCGTCTCGCGCAGACCTCCGTCACACCAGTACAGG TGATCCTGAGTCCGTACGGTCTGAGCGGCACTCTTACAGGTCAGGCCTATAAGATGAGTGATCCAGCAGTGCGGAAGCTGATGGAGGAGTGGAGCTACTTCTACCCCATGGTACTTCAGCAGAAAGAGCTAGGTGGAGagaaggaaaaggaggaaacaaGCCAGGCCTACGATCGCAACAGTCACGTGGCGGTGGAGGTCGTTGTAG GTGGAGTAAGAATGACCTACCCATCTGCTTTCGTGCTAATTGCCCAAGGAGACCTACCAGTGGAGCAGCCTCCACCTGTTCCCACAGCTCAGGGCCTCAACAAAGAGCTGAACCACTGCAGCGTGCCACTGACGCCACCAACATCACCAGAGCAGCCATGCTCCG cggACAGCGGCTTCGTAACCTCGGCCTCGAGTGTGCCCACACCAGACAGCAGCATGAGTATCACCAGCATCAGCCCAAAGCATTCTGGGAAGAAGCTGACTTGTCAGGTGGTCCATCAGGCCTGGAGGGAGTGCTATCTCAACCAGCCTCAACATGT ACCGAATCAGTCAACTGAAGTAACGCCTCGAAAGGAAGTGCCAAATGGAGTTACCACGTGGGATTTCAACGATCTGGGAGCGAGAGCACCTTGCAGCTGCTCTAG gtTAAAGCAGCAGAAGTCGAATCTGACCACTGCGTCCACTGCCAACTCCCAAACTAGTGCCAACCCCACTCAGTCTTCTGGCCCATCATTATACACTCCCTCCCTGCCCAAACACAAGACCAGTGACAAGACAGAAAAGGGTGACAAACAGTCCAAGAGGCCAGCTGTTATTCCTTTCCACCATCGTCTGTCTGTCACACAGGAGAGTCCTCTGGAACAGGACTCTCCAGGAGGGCCCCAGCTCGGTGGCCTCGTGGCGCTGGATCCACCCATAGAGTCCCTGGCCACTCTGCCAACCTGCAAGTATTCCAAGCCCCACTCCAATGGCAGAAAAGCCCCCGAGTCCCTTCTCCATTCACCAGTATCTCCACTTCCACCCACTCTTAGCCCGCATCCCCGGGTACAAGACCCAGAGGCTATGGATGGGCCTGTGGATATGCCCGCCTGTCAAGATGGCGCTTCAGGATTGGGGGTGATTACTAGCGAGACAGCTGTGTATGCAGCTCTGCTGAGGCAGAGGGAGAGTGGTGCTGGCTGGTGGAGAGGCTTCAGGACTCCCAGGACTGATAAGACTGACTTTAGACCCTCTGAACTCCCCATTGATAAACTAGAGGAAGTGACAACAGACACAACCATCGAGGGAGCTTCGCTTAAAAG ACTATACGCACAGGCGCACAAGAGATTTAAACTCTCAGAGGAGAGAGTGAGGCAACACATCCAAACTTTGGGCCTGTTCCAGCAGCCAGGTGTCGAGGCACTTCGGGATAATGGGGACGATCCCTATGACTTTAAGGAAGGAGACATTGAGTACACTTTCTCCACTTCCAAGAGATTAAAGGGTCAAGGGCGAGAACCCAGCAAGAAGGCCAAG GGAGAAGAAATCACCAGCAATGGAGCGTTAACTGATGGAAAAGATGCTATGTCCATTTTTAACTCTGCTCCAAAATCAG aCGAATCAGGCCAGGACGACGGAGCTGCTAAAACCAATCCCTCTCTGACCAGAGAAATAGATCTAGTGGTCAACATCTCTGATCTAGACAACATActtgatgaagatgatgaagacCCGGGG ACTGTTTACCCAAACCAGCACTCAACTAAGGTACCAGTGTCAACAGAAGATCGTCCTATTGGAAAAGAAGGAAGAGTTGCAGTACCTTATCCATCAA cagTAGCAGATCTCCAGCGGATGTTTCCCACCCCGCCTTCTCTAGAGCAGCACCCAGCCTTCTCTCCCATCATGACCTATCGGGACACCCCTAGTCAAGAGCCCCCTGCGCCCACTGGACCAGCTGACCACCTTCCTGCAGCAGCCTCCACCCAGCTGACTGAacacaggatggaggtggaggaTGACATTGGTAGTCCCAGGCAGGAGGATATCAAG CCGCTGATAGGCTCCTCCATGTTTGCTCCACTAGCCTGCCTACCCAGCCAGAATCTTCCACCACTCAAGATTCCTGAACAGTGTTATTACCGTCCTTCCTGGTCCTTGTTGCCCAAGATGGAACATTTCCCCACGGTCATGCATCCCCAGAATTCTGCTTTCACCAAGGATGGATACAT AAATATTCCCAGTGTTCCCCTTGCTGACCAGGACTATGTGCAGATGAGTGGAGCTACTGCCTCTACCAGTACCACTACTGGCATCCTCCCATCTCCTGCCACCCCACGCTTCTCTGTGCCCACCCCAAGAACTCCACGTACACCACGGGGCATTAACACTGCAAGCTCTGGACAGGGTTCAGTAAAGCAGGATGGTACTGAGCTTAGCTCACCAGTTTCCACCCCTTCGACAAGCCTGCCTCTCAGCTCTGTAGAGCCCCTAGCTCGGCCGGGCCCGTCTCTGCCTGAGGCCCACAGCCTGTACAcaatcctcctcctctcagaCTCTGTCCTCAGTGTCTTCAAGGATCGCAACTTTGACAGCTGCTGTATTTGTGCCTGCAACCAGAATGTCAAAGGAGCAGATGTGGGGGTTTATATCCCAGATTCCACTGGTGAAGATCAGTATCGCTGCATGTGTGGCTTCAGCGCCATCGTGAACAGGCGACTGGCCCTCGGAACAGGCCTCTTCCTGGAGGACGAGCTCGACATTTTTGGTCGAACCTCCGAAGTAGGGCGAGCAGCTGAGAGGAGGTTAGCACTTTCCAGACGGGACCCGACTATGGGAGACTCCAAGGCCAAGCGGCCGCAGGATGCAGCGCCTGCCTCTCCTGCGGTCATGGTCCTTTTACAGGAACAGTGCTCCCACCCAATTTCTTCTCTGGCTTCACTTCATTTCCCCCTGAGCTGCTCCTGCCACGGCCGCAAAGGGGCACTGCTCCAGAGCTGGATGTCTGAAAAGCAGTGGGCAGATGGGAGTGATGCCTGTACGGCCTGCTACAATGCTTTGGAGCAGGGACTTCAGTATGTGGATAACCCCACAGGAGGGAAAGTAGATCTATCCGTTGTCAGAAGTACCGCTCTCCACTCCTGGCCTCACACTAATG TGGTGGATATGAGCATGTTGTCGTCACAGGATATGGTGCGTATGCTGCTGTCTTTGCAGCCTTTCCTGCAGGATGCCATCCAGAAAAAGAGAACAGGACGGACCTGGGAAAACATCCAGCATGTTCAGGGTCCGCTCACCTGGCAGCAGTTTCATAAGATGGCCGGGAGAGGTTCTTATG GTTCAGAGGAGTCTCCGGAGCCCCTGCCCATTCCTACAGTGCTGCTGGGTTATGACCGGGAGCGGGACTTCTTGGCACTGTCCCCGCTGGCGTTGCCTTTCTGGGAGAAGTTGTTGCTGGAACCTTACGGTGGGCAACGAGATGTTGCTTATATGGTGGTTTGTCCCAACAGCCCCTCGCTTTTGTCTGCTGCCCGATCCTTCTTTCTGGAGCTTAGTGCAGTTTATGAG ACATGCCGTCTTGGGAAGCACCGTCCGCTGGCCAAGGTGTCCAGAGATGGCATCGTGCGCGTGGGAGAAGATGTGGAGAAAGAAAAGCTGGAGGAGCTGGATGTGGATCAGTGGTTGACTGGACCCTGGGTTGGACAGCAGCACACTGACAACCTCAACAAACTCAAACTTTATGCTTATGCTTGCAAGCAGCAGCTTG GCCCCCAGCTCTCTGCCCTGCCATTGGACAGCAGTCTTCTGTTACCTCCCAAAGCCCAGCCGCCTGTGAACAACACATCCTCAGCTCAGCCTTCTTCTTCCACTCAAGGAGAACAAACTACAGGTGGTGCCAGTTCAGTAAATGCTTCAGCCCCAACTGGAGCAACCGCAGGCCAGACAGAAGAGATCCAAGGAGGAGCCAGTGACTCCAAAGGACCTCCTAGTTCCACCCCACCAGCCAACACACCAGCAGAAAACCCTGAACT CTCTTCCGAGCAGTCTAGAATAGGCATCCCCACTGTGGCTGACTCAGTGGACAGCCATGCCAACCCACCAGCTATTGTTATTTACATAGTGGACGCTTTCCTGAGCTCAAGCGGAGCGAGAAACGAtggaggggaggaggaagaaggtGACGAGGTAGAGTCAAGTAGCATTTGGCTGCTAGGGCTTCTCCGCTGCTACACAGAGATGCTGCAGACACTGCCTGAAACAACAAGACCCGCACTGGTGCTACAG GTGGTGCCGTGCCAGTATCTCCTCCAGCCAGCTAGCGGAGAGAGCCATTTGTACCTGCAACACCTGCGCTCCCTGGCCTTCTCTTGTTACTCTCAGTGCAGGCGTCTACTACCCCAGCAAACACATATCAAGTCCTTGACTGGTTTTGGCCCAGTTTCCACTGTCAGTTCGGTACTTAAGAGTCCAGAG CACCCCAGCCCACTGCAGCTGTACACTCCACCATTTGTGCTCGGTCCAAGCCGTCCCAAGCAGCCAGAACCAGGAGAAATATGGGCAGAGCTGCCTCCCAAATACAACGTGCTCTTTGTAGGATACTGCCTGTCACATGACCAGCGTTGGCTGCTTGTTTCCTGCACTGACCAGCAAGGAGAGCTCTTAGAGACTTGTATCATCAACATTGATGTGCCGAACAG AGCCCGCCGTCCTAAGGCGTCAGCTAGGAAGATGGGACTACAGAAGCTGTGGGAGTGGTGCATTGGCATCATTCAGATGACATCGCTGCCATGGAGGATTGTTATTGGTCGATTAGGCCGACTAGGCCACGGGGAGCTTAAAG ACTGGAGTTCACTCCTTGGGGAGCACTCCCTCCACTCAATAGGACGCCAGCTAAGGGAGGCGTGCCGCATGTGTGGGATCTCAGCTGCTGACTCTCCAACAATCCTCAGCGCCTGCCTGGTCGCCTTGGAGCCACAGGGCTCCTTCGTGGTCATGCCTG ATGCGGTTACCATGGGCTCTGTGTTTGGCCGCAGCACTGCTTTGAACTTGCAGACCTCGCAGCTAAACACACCTCAGGATGCTTCCTGTACACACATTCTAGTCTTTCCAACTTCTTCAACTACCCAGCTGGCGTCCAGCTCCTACCAGACAGAAGACAATAATG ATGACATGTTTGATCTTCCCTTTCCTGATGAACTGGAGAATGACATTGGCATTGGCATAATGCTGAACCTCCACTCTTCACCCAACACCTCTCCCGTGCCCTCGCCTGGGTCTCCATCTGGGATGGGAATGGGATCCCATTTCCAGCACACCAGG AGCCAGGGAGAGCGCTTGCTGTCAAGGGACAATCCCCCGGAGGAGCTAAAGCAGCAGCCGCTGGCTCTGGGCTACTACGTCTCCACTGCACAGGCGAACGGACTTCCTCACTGGTTCTGGGCCTCTTGCCCGCAGGCTGAGAAACAGTGTCCGCTTTTCCTCAAG GCCTCTCTCCACCACCATATCTCCATAACACAGTCAGATGAGAACGTGTCAGAGAAGACTAAGAGGGCCCCACACCCCTTGGATTCAAAGACCACTTCTGACGTGCTCAG GTTTGTGCTGGAGCAGTACAATGCCCTCTCTTGGCTGACGTGTACCCCTGCCACTCAAGATCGCCAATCCTGCCTGCCCGTCCACCTGGCCATACTAGTCCAGATGTACAATGCCATCCTAAACATGCTTTAG